Proteins co-encoded in one Bremerella sp. TYQ1 genomic window:
- a CDS encoding DUF11 domain-containing protein: MMHRSALLGTAGLIVLAALGHVVISGLMPQQEVSAENPSSAGHSASTPSRFAVPESSVPLQPMPARMNAQPSSWSNSGTRLTSGEEATRPSSRRRTTRPAAEEPALEPTPSAAAPAGLPSSLDEALSRFRDNPVSVGSEEKPEPELEAPAPMAAPKQEAPPEAKPAAPAKANPYRYQPSTEAPAANGAASIGSAPQEAPQTKPEPTATVEPQATSIPRQTLTTIETPEPTPTAVSTPSGSLFAVSSPLVSVDTTGPKSLVIGKPATYRVHARNSGETSARQVTIHVLMPQGVQLQDLRGSLGTPRQVTTPSGMMAIQWEIPVLPAQSEGSLDLSLVATQTRPFELVMEVAYAPLTAKTPISVLEPKLDMAIDGPQDILFGDSQIFKVIAKNTGTGPAENVSITIMPIKKGQNPTVIDSIGTIAPGDQKVIELELTAKQAGTLALRAETSADNGLRAAAAHDVLVRRAELAVTAQGPAIKYAATTANYSLMVANAGNAPASGIKVEAQLPTGSKFVSASHGGKVNESTGRVTWNLPKLEAGTQQPLQVVSTLMVEGNNILQVDAAADQGLSSRHEMITRVESVADLKLLVNDPTGPIPVGQEVEYEFTLNNRGTKEARGVQVTVSFGSGIEPISVEGGKGAIQGDVVQLNAIPAVNAGQEITVKVKARGRSEGNHTFRAEVRCEDPTTRLAIEESTHFYGAAIQTASPQMPPRQFQQPANQAPANNTPAPLSPTPFSRYQ, from the coding sequence ATGATGCATCGTAGCGCACTACTGGGAACCGCGGGACTAATCGTACTCGCTGCCCTTGGCCACGTTGTCATTTCAGGTCTCATGCCACAGCAGGAAGTCTCGGCCGAGAATCCTTCCTCAGCAGGACATTCCGCGTCGACACCGAGCCGTTTTGCGGTACCGGAAAGCTCCGTACCCTTGCAACCGATGCCGGCCCGGATGAATGCCCAGCCATCTTCCTGGTCCAACAGTGGTACGCGACTCACCTCAGGCGAAGAAGCAACTCGGCCTTCGAGCCGACGTCGCACGACACGTCCCGCCGCAGAAGAACCAGCATTGGAACCGACGCCTTCGGCAGCTGCTCCGGCAGGCTTGCCTTCTTCGCTGGATGAAGCGTTAAGCCGTTTCCGCGACAACCCCGTATCGGTCGGTAGTGAAGAAAAGCCAGAACCTGAACTGGAAGCACCTGCTCCGATGGCCGCTCCGAAGCAGGAAGCACCGCCGGAAGCCAAGCCAGCCGCTCCTGCCAAAGCGAATCCTTACCGCTACCAACCCAGCACCGAAGCCCCCGCCGCAAATGGTGCTGCTTCGATCGGTTCAGCCCCACAGGAAGCACCACAAACCAAGCCTGAACCAACGGCCACGGTTGAACCGCAAGCGACTAGCATCCCACGTCAAACGTTGACCACTATCGAGACACCAGAGCCAACCCCAACTGCCGTCTCGACTCCGTCGGGCAGCCTGTTCGCAGTGAGCAGTCCCTTGGTTTCTGTCGACACAACCGGCCCCAAGTCGCTCGTGATCGGCAAGCCGGCGACTTACCGGGTGCATGCTCGCAACAGTGGCGAAACGAGTGCTCGCCAAGTCACCATTCATGTTTTGATGCCCCAAGGAGTTCAGCTTCAAGATCTCCGCGGCTCGCTTGGAACTCCGCGTCAGGTCACGACCCCAAGTGGCATGATGGCCATCCAATGGGAAATCCCCGTCCTTCCGGCACAAAGCGAAGGATCGCTCGACTTAAGCCTCGTCGCGACGCAAACGCGTCCGTTTGAACTAGTCATGGAAGTCGCCTACGCACCGCTGACGGCCAAAACACCTATCTCGGTACTCGAACCGAAGCTGGACATGGCCATCGATGGGCCGCAGGACATCCTGTTTGGCGATTCGCAGATCTTCAAAGTGATTGCGAAGAATACCGGTACCGGACCTGCTGAAAACGTTTCGATCACGATCATGCCGATCAAGAAGGGCCAAAACCCCACGGTAATCGACTCGATCGGAACGATCGCTCCTGGCGATCAGAAAGTGATTGAACTGGAACTGACCGCTAAGCAAGCCGGTACATTGGCACTGCGAGCCGAAACTTCTGCCGACAACGGCTTGCGAGCTGCCGCAGCTCATGACGTTCTCGTTCGTCGTGCTGAACTGGCCGTCACCGCCCAAGGCCCTGCGATCAAGTATGCTGCGACGACGGCAAACTACTCGCTGATGGTCGCCAACGCTGGTAACGCTCCCGCAAGCGGTATCAAAGTCGAAGCTCAACTTCCAACAGGATCGAAGTTCGTCTCCGCTTCGCATGGCGGTAAGGTGAACGAATCGACCGGAAGAGTTACCTGGAACCTGCCAAAGTTGGAGGCTGGTACTCAACAGCCACTGCAAGTTGTCAGCACACTGATGGTCGAAGGCAACAATATCCTGCAAGTCGATGCCGCTGCTGACCAGGGGCTCTCGAGCCGTCATGAAATGATCACCCGCGTCGAGTCGGTCGCCGACTTGAAGCTGCTGGTCAACGATCCGACAGGCCCAATCCCAGTCGGTCAGGAAGTCGAATATGAATTCACGCTGAACAACCGCGGCACGAAAGAGGCCCGGGGCGTTCAAGTGACCGTTAGCTTCGGCAGCGGGATCGAACCGATCTCGGTTGAAGGGGGCAAGGGTGCCATCCAAGGGGACGTCGTTCAACTGAACGCGATTCCAGCCGTCAACGCTGGCCAGGAAATCACCGTCAAAGTGAAGGCTCGCGGACGCAGCGAAGGCAACCATACCTTCCGTGCCGAAGTTCGCTGCGAAGACCCGACGACGCGCCTGGCCATTGAAGAATCGACGCACTTCTACGGTGCCGCAATTCAGACCGCTTCACCGCAGATGCCACCTCGTCAATTTCAGCAGCCAGCGAATCAGGCTCCGGCGAACAACACCCCAGCCCCGCTGAGCCCAACTCCATTCAGCCGCTATCAGTAA
- a CDS encoding efflux RND transporter periplasmic adaptor subunit produces MKTNRSITALLGSVCCVALLSPAFAQAPVKTVPVQQRDIASYKTFVGTVRPTRHAILGSAVDGRVIEFNFEEGDRVEDGDAIAQLLTNTIGLQRDAAAAELSVREAELAELKNGTRIEEVEQMKARMLAAEARQRYLDLRRERAVELYEKRGVTSKEVHDEAVSAADAAAQEFMDAKKAYELSVAGPRPEQIAQAEARVAMQKAIVQELEDRINKYTIRTRFTGYIVKKSTEVGAWANSGGAVAEVAQLDQVDVVANVPEQDIPYVQIGREVEVEVFAYPGRKFPGKVLSVIPQADIRARTFPVKVRVANEFDQDQPVLKGGMMGNVMLQTSKTKTALLVPKDSVVLNGASKVVYVVSPSENGQIARPVPVTLGVSDGSDIEVTGELKPGMQVVTHGNERLRPGQPVTILPSAQTAGR; encoded by the coding sequence ATGAAAACCAATCGAAGTATTACGGCCCTACTCGGCAGCGTTTGCTGCGTTGCCCTGCTCTCTCCTGCGTTCGCCCAAGCTCCTGTGAAAACGGTTCCCGTGCAGCAGCGAGATATCGCTTCCTACAAAACGTTCGTCGGAACGGTTCGTCCCACGCGGCATGCCATTTTGGGGAGTGCCGTCGATGGACGCGTGATCGAGTTCAACTTTGAAGAAGGGGATCGCGTAGAAGATGGCGATGCCATCGCTCAACTGCTGACCAACACCATCGGTCTGCAACGCGATGCGGCCGCTGCCGAGCTGTCGGTTCGCGAAGCGGAGTTGGCCGAGCTGAAAAACGGAACTCGGATCGAAGAAGTCGAACAGATGAAAGCCCGCATGCTTGCCGCGGAGGCTCGTCAGCGATACCTCGATCTTCGCCGAGAACGTGCCGTCGAGTTGTACGAGAAACGGGGAGTTACCTCCAAGGAAGTGCATGACGAAGCTGTCTCCGCCGCGGATGCTGCCGCTCAGGAATTCATGGACGCCAAGAAGGCGTACGAGCTTTCCGTTGCGGGGCCTCGTCCGGAGCAGATCGCTCAAGCGGAAGCTCGCGTTGCCATGCAAAAAGCGATCGTGCAAGAACTGGAAGATCGCATCAATAAATACACCATTCGCACGCGATTCACCGGTTACATCGTTAAGAAGTCGACGGAAGTCGGGGCCTGGGCCAACAGTGGCGGTGCGGTTGCCGAAGTCGCTCAGCTGGACCAAGTCGACGTGGTCGCAAACGTTCCGGAACAAGACATTCCGTACGTTCAAATTGGACGCGAAGTGGAAGTCGAAGTGTTCGCCTATCCTGGTCGCAAGTTTCCCGGCAAAGTTCTTTCGGTCATCCCTCAAGCCGACATTCGGGCCCGAACTTTTCCGGTGAAAGTTCGAGTCGCCAACGAATTCGATCAGGATCAACCGGTGTTAAAAGGAGGCATGATGGGCAACGTCATGCTGCAAACCAGTAAAACGAAAACTGCCCTGCTGGTACCAAAAGACTCGGTCGTTTTGAACGGTGCTTCGAAAGTTGTTTACGTGGTTTCCCCTTCGGAAAATGGTCAGATCGCACGCCCTGTTCCTGTCACTTTGGGTGTATCCGATGGAAGTGATATCGAAGTGACCGGTGAGTTGAAGCCTGGCATGCAAGTGGTCACCCACGGCAACGAACGCCTGCGGCCTGGTCAGCCGGTCACCATTTTGCCGTCGGCTCAAACCGCCGGTCGGTAG
- a CDS encoding tetratricopeptide repeat protein, protein MTNSRKEQILSLLESDPNDTFLRYGLAMELRKEGSHAEARAEFEKLMRGTPPYVAAWFMCGQMLAEMGEIEDSRTVLREGIEIAREQGDAHAAGEMGELLASLGSLGE, encoded by the coding sequence GTGACGAATTCTCGTAAAGAACAGATTCTCAGCTTGCTGGAAAGCGACCCTAACGACACGTTTCTGCGGTATGGCTTGGCCATGGAGCTGCGGAAGGAAGGGAGCCACGCCGAAGCGCGAGCGGAGTTCGAGAAGCTCATGCGCGGTACTCCCCCCTACGTAGCGGCATGGTTCATGTGTGGGCAGATGCTGGCCGAGATGGGTGAAATCGAGGATTCTCGCACGGTTCTTCGCGAAGGAATCGAAATTGCCCGCGAGCAAGGAGATGCCCATGCCGCCGGCGAAATGGGAGAATTGCTGGCATCGCTAGGAAGTTTGGGCGAGTAA
- the uvrB gene encoding excinuclease ABC subunit UvrB, whose protein sequence is MEFQLASAFKPAGDQPAAIDALTEGIQSGKKSQCLLGVTGSGKTFTMANVIQNLQRPTLVISHNKTLAAQLYSEFKDFFPNNAVHYFVSYYDYYQPEAYIPQRDIYIEKDASINDEIDRLRLASTSALVSRRDVIIVASVSSIYGLGSPDDYKKMMVSIRQGQIVDRDEILSKLVDILYERNDIAFERSKFRVRGDCLEIWPSYEEFAYRIELWGDEVEQLAIINPTTGEIISQQEQLFIYPAKHFVMPEERIERAVKNIRAELNGRLEELKQAGKLLEAQRLNARTRFDLEMMQEVGFCPGIENYSQPLSGRPRGAPPSTLYDFFPDDFLLFVDESHVTVSQISAMYHGDRSRKMNLVEHGFRLPSALDNRPLKFEEWENILNQTVFVSATPSNYELEKTAGEVVEQIIRPTGLLDPVVEVCPARGQVPHLLEEIRARVAAGDRTLVTTLTKRLAEDLSHYFSEQGIACKWLHSELDAFERVELLRDLREGKFDCLVGVNLLREGLDLPEVSLVAILDADKEGFLRSETSLIQTIGRSARNVNAKVIMYADKMTPAMQSAIDETARRREIQQAYNKKHNITPETIKKNIRRGIESEADAHRKANEAVGRNDDSEIITQEYINELQTEMLEAAENLEFERAAAIRDRISKMEDSIGKKKSEVDSKEGGSSRKRGRRTRGGGKIPRPKKGAS, encoded by the coding sequence GTGGAATTCCAGCTAGCGTCCGCGTTCAAGCCTGCCGGAGATCAGCCAGCCGCTATCGATGCGCTGACCGAAGGTATTCAGTCCGGCAAAAAAAGTCAGTGCTTGCTCGGCGTCACGGGCTCTGGGAAGACGTTCACCATGGCGAACGTGATCCAGAACTTGCAGCGCCCCACGCTGGTCATTTCGCACAACAAAACGCTTGCCGCCCAGCTTTACTCTGAGTTCAAAGACTTCTTTCCCAATAACGCCGTCCACTACTTCGTCAGCTATTACGACTATTACCAGCCAGAGGCTTACATTCCGCAGCGAGACATCTACATCGAAAAGGATGCCTCGATCAATGATGAAATCGACCGTCTGCGGCTTGCCTCGACAAGTGCTTTGGTCAGCCGCCGCGATGTGATCATCGTGGCGAGTGTATCCAGCATTTACGGCTTAGGTTCTCCGGACGATTACAAGAAGATGATGGTCAGCATCCGCCAGGGGCAGATTGTCGATCGTGACGAGATCCTCTCGAAGCTGGTCGACATCTTGTACGAGCGGAACGACATTGCCTTCGAACGGTCCAAGTTTCGTGTCCGCGGCGATTGTCTGGAAATCTGGCCTTCCTATGAGGAGTTTGCCTACCGGATTGAGCTGTGGGGAGACGAAGTCGAACAGTTGGCAATCATCAATCCGACGACCGGAGAGATTATCAGCCAGCAAGAGCAACTGTTCATTTATCCGGCCAAGCACTTTGTAATGCCGGAAGAGCGGATCGAGCGGGCCGTGAAGAACATCCGCGCCGAGCTCAATGGCCGACTTGAAGAGCTCAAGCAAGCCGGCAAACTGCTCGAAGCGCAGCGGTTGAATGCCCGGACTCGATTCGACTTAGAAATGATGCAGGAAGTCGGTTTTTGCCCGGGGATCGAAAACTACAGCCAACCTCTTTCTGGCCGACCGCGTGGAGCACCACCCAGCACGCTGTATGACTTCTTTCCGGATGACTTCCTGTTGTTCGTGGACGAATCGCATGTGACCGTTTCGCAGATCTCGGCCATGTATCACGGTGATCGAAGCCGCAAGATGAACCTGGTCGAGCATGGTTTTCGATTGCCGAGTGCGCTCGATAATCGCCCGCTGAAGTTCGAGGAATGGGAGAACATCCTCAATCAAACGGTCTTCGTTTCAGCGACTCCGTCCAACTACGAATTAGAGAAAACGGCCGGCGAAGTGGTCGAGCAAATTATTCGACCGACTGGGCTGTTAGATCCTGTCGTTGAAGTTTGTCCTGCTCGTGGACAGGTTCCGCACTTGCTGGAAGAAATCCGGGCTCGTGTGGCTGCGGGTGATCGTACGTTGGTCACGACGTTGACAAAACGCTTGGCGGAAGATCTTTCGCATTACTTCTCCGAGCAGGGTATCGCTTGCAAATGGCTACATAGCGAGCTTGATGCCTTCGAGCGGGTAGAACTGCTGCGTGATCTGCGAGAAGGCAAATTCGACTGCCTGGTCGGTGTGAACTTGCTTCGTGAAGGTCTCGACCTTCCGGAAGTTTCGTTGGTCGCCATTCTGGATGCGGACAAAGAAGGCTTTTTGCGTAGCGAAACGTCCCTCATTCAAACGATTGGGCGATCGGCACGTAACGTGAATGCCAAAGTGATTATGTATGCCGACAAGATGACGCCGGCCATGCAAAGTGCCATCGACGAGACCGCGCGACGTCGTGAGATTCAACAGGCGTACAACAAGAAGCACAACATCACGCCAGAGACGATCAAGAAGAACATTCGTCGCGGTATCGAATCGGAAGCGGACGCACACCGCAAGGCGAACGAAGCGGTCGGACGCAACGACGACTCCGAGATCATTACGCAGGAATACATCAACGAGCTGCAGACCGAAATGCTCGAGGCTGCAGAAAACCTCGAGTTCGAGCGAGCCGCCGCTATCCGCGATCGGATTTCCAAGATGGAAGATTCGATCGGCAAGAAGAAGAGCGAAGTCGACTCCAAGGAAGGTGGCTCGAGTCGCAAGCGAGGCCGACGCACCCGAGGCGGCGGAAAAATCCCTCGACCGAAAAAGGGTGCGTCTTAG
- a CDS encoding HRDC domain-containing protein, with protein sequence MRSDTTVEYTYVRHDRDLQALCQQLAADEYIFFDTEFISEDVYLPELCLIQVASKSGLAVIDPKGMVDLSPFWDLITSDNVTVVAHAAREEFLFCFRATGKWPTRLFDTQVAAGLIGMEFPISLGNLVIRLLGERLPKGETRTNWRSRPLSKQQIEYALNDVIYLDQIYQQLNDEMKSLGRLDWMEAEMSRFQTAWQEYSTRPGWRSVSGIGNLNRRSLAIVREIWTWRDHHAKAQNVPPRRVLRDDLMVELSKRKSAKVSQIKALRGMNRRDLDPYIDDLADCVRRALDLPDGECPTNHRGTANSQYTVLGQFLSSALGSICREAKIAPSLACTMQDVRDLVAYHLDGAGERPSLAKGWRAEVIGRTIEDLLDGSLVVKIGDPRADEPLAFQKYTDQAE encoded by the coding sequence ATGAGAAGCGATACCACGGTGGAGTACACCTACGTCCGTCACGACCGTGACCTGCAAGCTCTTTGTCAGCAATTGGCTGCCGACGAGTACATTTTCTTCGATACCGAATTCATTTCGGAGGACGTGTATCTCCCGGAACTCTGCCTGATTCAGGTCGCCAGCAAGTCAGGGCTTGCCGTGATCGATCCCAAGGGCATGGTCGATCTCAGCCCCTTTTGGGACTTGATCACCAGCGACAACGTCACGGTGGTCGCTCATGCTGCCCGCGAAGAGTTTCTCTTTTGCTTCCGTGCGACAGGAAAGTGGCCGACGCGTTTGTTCGACACGCAAGTCGCTGCCGGGCTGATTGGGATGGAATTCCCTATCTCGCTTGGCAACTTGGTCATTCGGCTGCTTGGCGAACGATTGCCCAAGGGAGAGACACGCACCAATTGGCGGAGCCGTCCCCTCTCGAAGCAGCAGATCGAGTACGCTCTGAACGATGTGATCTATCTCGACCAGATCTATCAGCAACTCAACGACGAGATGAAAAGCCTCGGCCGACTGGACTGGATGGAAGCTGAGATGTCTCGCTTCCAAACGGCATGGCAAGAGTACTCGACTCGACCTGGCTGGCGAAGTGTTTCGGGGATCGGCAACTTGAATCGTCGTTCGTTGGCGATCGTACGAGAAATTTGGACGTGGCGAGATCATCACGCCAAAGCCCAGAATGTTCCCCCTCGAAGAGTCCTGCGAGACGACTTAATGGTCGAGCTTTCCAAGCGAAAGTCTGCCAAAGTTTCGCAAATCAAAGCACTTCGGGGGATGAATCGTCGCGACTTGGACCCATACATCGACGATCTAGCCGACTGCGTGCGACGAGCCCTCGATTTGCCCGATGGAGAGTGCCCGACGAATCACCGGGGCACAGCGAATTCTCAGTACACGGTCCTGGGGCAATTCCTTAGTTCGGCACTGGGGAGTATCTGTCGCGAGGCGAAGATTGCCCCCAGTTTGGCGTGTACGATGCAGGATGTGCGCGATTTGGTGGCCTATCATTTAGACGGAGCCGGAGAACGTCCTTCTCTGGCCAAAGGGTGGCGTGCCGAGGTCATTGGGCGGACGATTGAAGACCTCTTAGATGGTTCTCTGGTCGTCAAAATTGGTGACCCACGGGCCGACGAGCCTCTGGCATTTCAGAAGTACACGGATCAAGCTGAATAG
- a CDS encoding nucleotide pyrophosphohydrolase, producing MTDQPDSLRERIDAVSDDAATPVAQLRDMVSHFVAQRDWQQFHAPKNISMALAVEAAELMEHFQWLTVEASRAEMEADKRAAIGEEIADVICYAMALCNEMGFDVATLMREKMKKNVAKYPADEFRGRYGKEDQPKQ from the coding sequence GTGACCGACCAGCCAGACTCGCTTCGCGAGCGTATCGACGCCGTCTCTGACGACGCCGCCACCCCAGTCGCCCAGCTTCGCGACATGGTTTCCCACTTTGTTGCCCAACGAGATTGGCAACAATTTCATGCCCCCAAAAACATCAGCATGGCCCTCGCAGTGGAAGCGGCCGAGTTGATGGAGCACTTCCAGTGGCTGACCGTCGAAGCATCGCGGGCTGAAATGGAAGCGGACAAGCGAGCCGCGATCGGCGAAGAAATTGCCGACGTTATTTGCTACGCGATGGCATTGTGCAACGAAATGGGCTTCGACGTTGCCACACTGATGCGTGAAAAGATGAAGAAGAATGTGGCCAAGTATCCTGCGGATGAGTTTCGTGGAAGATACGGCAAAGAAGACCAGCCTAAGCAGTAG
- a CDS encoding SMP-30/gluconolactonase/LRE family protein, with the protein MLYHHSLLSPALCSLVVGLLLSGFVNAQDDVPTASSSLRLFATGFAGHSAMCCDGEGTVLATNYRHLGSVGRVDTLQGASIVFDAPAMMADDELLFPLVGISLDSDQRILALDSDHGRILRFSPKSDSVNVLADRFQGRRFDSLFAIKVGPNGNIYFTEPERASGESGTGSVYRFDVATNRPTVLEENLDQPTGICLSSNGKKLFVAESGKSRVPVYSLTDEGQEGKVATYFLTQMLDIDDPKEIGRLGHMVLDRRAWLYIALWDRGEIAIIDTNTGKLLEVLPSGSDRVFGLALWQDALLMSVPGKEAIFRYDLRPLIGRHAP; encoded by the coding sequence ATGTTGTATCACCACTCATTGTTGTCCCCTGCCCTTTGTTCGCTGGTCGTTGGCCTACTGCTTAGTGGTTTTGTAAACGCCCAGGACGACGTGCCAACGGCGTCGTCATCTCTGCGGCTTTTCGCGACCGGCTTTGCCGGGCATTCGGCGATGTGCTGCGATGGCGAGGGGACTGTGCTTGCGACGAACTATCGGCATTTAGGTTCGGTCGGCCGAGTCGATACGCTGCAAGGGGCTTCGATTGTTTTTGATGCGCCTGCGATGATGGCGGATGATGAACTCCTTTTCCCTTTGGTAGGAATCTCCCTCGATAGCGATCAGCGTATTCTGGCCCTCGACTCCGATCATGGCCGCATCTTGCGTTTCAGTCCGAAGTCGGATTCGGTCAACGTCTTGGCTGATCGTTTTCAGGGACGGCGATTTGATTCGTTGTTTGCCATCAAAGTCGGACCCAATGGCAACATCTATTTCACAGAACCGGAACGAGCCTCCGGTGAGTCTGGTACCGGGTCGGTTTACCGATTCGATGTCGCCACAAATCGTCCGACGGTGTTGGAAGAGAACCTCGACCAGCCTACCGGTATTTGCCTGAGCTCCAACGGTAAGAAGCTGTTTGTCGCGGAATCAGGTAAGTCACGTGTGCCGGTCTATTCGTTGACCGACGAAGGGCAAGAAGGGAAGGTGGCGACTTACTTTCTGACGCAGATGCTGGATATTGACGACCCAAAAGAAATTGGCCGTCTTGGGCATATGGTTCTCGATCGCCGGGCATGGCTTTACATTGCCCTATGGGATCGAGGAGAAATTGCCATCATCGATACCAACACGGGGAAGCTGTTGGAAGTTCTACCCAGCGGCAGCGATCGTGTCTTTGGTCTGGCACTTTGGCAAGATGCATTGCTGATGTCGGTGCCAGGCAAGGAAGCGATCTTTCGATACGATCTTCGCCCCCTCATTGGTCGACATGCCCCATAA
- a CDS encoding MarR family winged helix-turn-helix transcriptional regulator yields MTYDFNASTGYWITLASHHYEQRIDAELRPFGITFRQFQVIGWLKYEGPLTQSDLARRMTIEPPTLAGIMARMETMNWIVRANCDQDRRKKYLDVGPDAEPVWEQITAVLKKVREKATAGMAPEEVEKLHELLERVLINLDGQPHSSRNDNSPTISS; encoded by the coding sequence ATGACGTACGACTTCAATGCCAGCACCGGTTACTGGATCACGCTGGCATCCCACCATTACGAGCAACGTATCGACGCTGAGCTGCGCCCGTTCGGGATCACCTTCCGACAGTTCCAAGTCATCGGCTGGCTGAAGTATGAAGGCCCCCTCACGCAAAGCGACCTGGCTCGGCGGATGACCATCGAGCCGCCCACGTTGGCTGGCATTATGGCTCGCATGGAAACGATGAACTGGATCGTGCGTGCGAATTGCGATCAGGATCGCCGCAAAAAGTATCTCGACGTAGGTCCCGATGCCGAGCCGGTTTGGGAACAGATTACCGCCGTGCTGAAAAAGGTGCGCGAGAAAGCAACCGCCGGCATGGCACCTGAGGAAGTCGAGAAACTGCACGAACTGCTGGAACGCGTGCTAATTAATCTCGATGGCCAACCCCACTCATCCCGCAACGATAACTCTCCCACGATTTCGTCATGA
- a CDS encoding nitroreductase family protein has translation MDTFDAIYGRRSIKHYHPDHELTDEEITKLMEAAIQSPTSFNIQHWRFVLVQDKETREQLKGAAYNQAQVSDASLLIVLTADMHAYKKEPERYWRNSPPEVGSKLVGMLVGLYDNQPILQRDEAMRSMGIAAQTIMLAAKSMGYDTGALVGYDPNKVAEIINLPDDHVLGMMIVVGKATQQAWGKPGQLSLEDVVVKDKFPTK, from the coding sequence ATGGATACCTTCGACGCAATTTATGGTCGTCGTTCGATCAAGCACTATCACCCCGATCATGAACTGACCGACGAGGAAATCACCAAGCTGATGGAAGCGGCCATTCAGTCGCCCACCTCTTTCAATATCCAACATTGGCGCTTCGTCCTCGTGCAGGACAAAGAGACCCGCGAACAGTTGAAAGGGGCAGCTTACAATCAGGCTCAAGTGTCTGACGCATCGCTGCTGATCGTTCTCACCGCGGACATGCATGCCTATAAGAAAGAGCCGGAACGCTACTGGCGAAACTCTCCTCCGGAAGTAGGCTCGAAGCTAGTCGGAATGCTCGTCGGCTTGTACGACAATCAACCAATACTGCAGCGGGACGAAGCGATGCGCTCGATGGGGATCGCCGCTCAAACCATCATGCTGGCCGCCAAGAGCATGGGGTACGACACCGGAGCCCTGGTCGGCTACGATCCCAACAAAGTTGCTGAAATCATCAACCTGCCGGACGATCACGTGCTGGGCATGATGATCGTTGTTGGCAAAGCAACTCAGCAAGCTTGGGGCAAACCAGGGCAACTGTCGCTGGAAGATGTGGTCGTGAAAGACAAATTCCCGACGAAATAG